From the genome of Litorilinea aerophila:
GGGCGTACACCCGCTACGGCCAGACGCCCCAGGGGCTGGCGCTGATGTACGGCATCAAGCCGGTGATCATCGCCATTGTGCTGCAGGCCCTGATCCGGCTGGGGCAGACCGCGATCAAGGGACCCCTGTTGGCGGTGGCCGGCGCGCTGGCCCTGGGCCTGTACCTGGCGGGGGTCAACGAGCTGGCTGTGTTGTTCGGGCTGGGGTTGGCCGTGGCCGGCATCCAGATGGCCCGATGGCAGATGTCCGCTGGCCGCGGGGTGTCGCCGGCGCTCTTGCCCCTGGGGCTGCCGGCCGCGCTGGCCCAGGCCGCCTCGGGAGCTCCCGGGGTGCGGCTGGATCAGCTCTTTCTGGTCTTCCTCAAGGTGGGCGCGCTCCTCTACGGCAGCGGCTACGTGTTGCTGGCCTTCCTGCGCAACGACCTGGTGCTGCGGCTGGGCTGGCTGACGGACCAGCAACTGCTGGACGCGGTGGCCATCGGCCAGTTCACGCCGGGTCCGGTCTTCACCACCGCCACCTTCGTGGGCTATGTGCTGGCGGGGGTGCCTGGCGCGGTGGTGGCCACGGTGGGGATCTTCCTGCCGGCCTTCTGTTTCGTGGCCCTGCTCAACCAGATTGTGCCGGCCATGCGCCGTTCGCCCTGGACCGCCGCGCTTCTGGATGGGATCAACGTGGCCGCGCTGGGGCTCATGGCCGGGGTGACCTGGCAGCTGGCCCAGGCGGCTGTGGTGGACTGGCTAACCGGTCTGCTGGCGGTGGCCGCGGCGCTGGTGCTCTTTCGTTTCAAGCTGAACTCCGCCTGGCTGGTGCTGGCGGGGGGCATCATCGGCCTGGCGGCTGGTTCCCTGGGCTGAAGCCTGGGGCGGCTCTCAGGCTGTCGGCCACTCCGGCACGCCGCATTCAGGGCACTGGAGGTTGACGAAGCGCAGCCATCCCACGGCCTCTTCCACCGCGTGGGCGGCTGTCTCGGCATCCACAGGGCCGGTTGGCAGCGGCTGGACCGCGTAGATCTGGCCGTAGCGGTCCACCACGTAGAGGGTGGGGGGCTCGTCCTGGAGCAGGCCGGCTGTGTCGGCCACCACCAGGAGCCGGTCTGCCGCCTCTGCCGGCACCCGGCCAGCGAGGGCGGCGGCTGTGCCGGCGGAGCCCTGCACCACGGCCAGCGCGGTGGCGTCTTCGAAGGCCAGGTCCCCGGCCCGGGCGGCCAGCGCGTCCAACATGGGGGCCACCGTCGGCTGGTCGGCCGCACCCAGCAGCGCGACCACCAGGTTGCACCGGTGGCGGAAATCCTCCATGGCGACTGTCTCGCCTGTAGGGGATGTGAATGGCCAGTTGGGTATCTGCGTGCCGCTTCTGAGGGTCATGGCTGGTTCCTCCTTTTCCACGATTCTCGGTAGGACTACAATCAACCGTGGTACGTCCATTGGCCAGGTGCCGAGGCATTGAAATGCCTCGCTGGGGCAGGAAATTCGTTGAAAACGGATTCAAGCCGGGCACCATCCGCCCCGTGGCGTGCGTGTCAACGCGCTTGGGGCGTGCCAGCCGATGATTTCGATCATCGGCCCAAAGCCGGCCACGGTTTCATGCAGAGCTACCCGCTTCTCCTCCGGCCGGAGAATGTTTGAACTTTTGGAACGAGGGGGCGCCCCTACTTGCAGTCGAAAATTGGGACGCCCTCCCGTCTCCTGTCACGCCACGGCCACAGGCTCGGCCAGTCCAAACTCCTCCAGCACCGTCTGCACCCACTCCTGGATCCGTTCCCGGCTCAAGTCACTCTGGTTGTCCTCGTCCAGGGCCAGGCCGATGAAGACGCCGTCGATGACGGCCCGGGAATACTCGAATTCGTAGCTTTCGTCCACCAGCCGGAAGCCCACCAGCTCGCCGCCCCGCTGGATGACCTTTTCGCCCAGGGCATCCATGGCGTCCACGTAACTATCTGGGTAGCCGTATTGATCGCCCAGGCCGAAGAGGGCCACCTTTTTGCCGGTAAGATCCAGCTGATCCATCTCGGGCAACTTTCTCGCCCAGTCGGCCTGGAGCTGGCCGATGTCCCAGGTGGAGACGCCCAGGATGAGATAGTCGTACTGTTCCATGGCTTTCAAGTCGGTGTAGCCCACATCGTGGATCTCCACCGTGGCCAGGCCGGTGGCCTCGATGGCCTCTTTGATCATTTCTGCCGCGGCGGCCGTGGCTCCCTCGGTACTACCGTAGAAGAGTCCAATGGTTGCGGCCATGGTATCACCTCCTGTCTGAATGATCGTATTATAGATCCACGGGCGGTCGATGGATGTCTCCCAGCTTCCCGATCCCCTGGCAACTGGGCGGTCCTTGGGATCGACAGCCTGGATCTACCTGTTCTGTCTGCAGTCTACAGGGGTGAAGATGGCCGATCTTTGCGCTGGCGCAAGCCCGCCAGCGCAGCTCTGGACCCGGCCAGAACCGACGCCAGTCCTGCAGGCCGCCGTTGACGTCCCCGCCTACGTGGTTGGGGAGAGGCTTCCAGGGCCTGGAGCATGGTGGACGGCTCGGTCCAGGGTGATGGCCGCGGCCAGGCTGTCGGCTCGCCCCGACGGGACAGGGCAGCCCTCCCTTCTATAGTGGCGGCTATGAAGCCGATTCGCCGTCTGCCTGGGGGACCAGCCAGAGGATCTGGTACGGCTCCAGGGTCAGCTCGCCGTCCGTGGCCAGCTCCAGAGGAAGGCCCGTGACCAGATCCCGGAAGTGGTAGCCCAGGCCGTGGAGACGGATCCCGTTGCTGGGAAGTGGCTGGGGATTTTCCGTGAAGTTGTGGATGGCCAGCAGGCGCCCATGCTCGTTGGCCCGCACGAAGGCGAAGACGTGGTCGTTGCCCATATCCACCACCTCCATGGCGTGGCCGGCCAGGGCAGGGGTGGCCTTACGCACCTGAACCAGCTTCTGGAGCCCCTGGTAGATTCGCCCCTCCACCGTGTTCGGATCCCGGCGCCGCTCCGCTTTCTCCCAGTCCATGGCCGGCCGATGGACCCATCGGGTGTCGTCGGCTTTGGCCGGGTCTTCCCGAAAGCGGTAGTCGTTGAGGAGCCCGATCTCATCGCCCAGGTAGATCAGCGGGATGCCGCCGATGGCCAGGATCACCGCGTGGAGCAGCAGGATGCGGCGGATGGCCAGGTCGATCTCCGCCGGGTCGCCCAGGTGGAGCGCCCGTTCCAGGCCGGCCAGGGAGGCCAGGGTGCCGGAGATGCGCGCGTCGCCGGTGCGGGGGTTCTCCTGGAAGGGGAGCCCCCGGGCGAAGCTGCCGGGGAAGCGTCCGGTGTAAAAGGCGTTGAGGAAACGCCGGTGGTCGTAGCCGTTGATGCCCAGGGCAGCCGCGTCGCCGTCGTCAAAGGTCCAGCCGATGTCGTCATGGCAGCGCACGTAGTTGACCCAGGCGCACTCGTCCGGGATGCGGAAGCGGTAGCTCATGGCGTGGCGGAGCAGGCGCACCTCCCGGGTGGCCAGGCTGTTCCAGAGCAGGGCCATGAGCAAGGGGTTGTAGGAGAGCTGGCATTCGTCCGGCCGGATGTACTTCACCACCTCGTCGGGGTGGACGATGGCTTCGGACTTGAAGAGGAGGGAAGGCGCGGCGATGCGGGCCAGGATGCTGAAGGCCTGGATCAGGGTGTGGGCCTTGGGCAGGTTCTCACAGGAGGTGCCCAGTTCCTTCCAGGTGAAGGCCAGGGCGTCCAGGCGGAGGATCTCCGTGCCCACATTGGCCAGGAAGAGCATTTCACCGGCCATGGCCCGGAAGACCTGGGGATTGCTGTAGTTCAGATCCCACTGGTAGGTGTGGAAGGTGGTCCATACCCAGGCGTTCATCTCGGGCCGATAGGTGAAGGCGCCGGGGTGTTCGTCTGGGAAGATCTCCCGCAGGTGGCGCTCATACTGGTCGGGCAGGGTGCGGTCGGGGAAGATGAAGTAGAAGGCCTGGAACTCGGGATCTCCAGCCTGGGCGCGCAGGGCCCAGGGGTGTTCGTCGGACGTGTGGTTGAAGACGAAGTCCAGACAGAGGCTGATGTTGGCCGCTCGCAGCTCTGTCGCCAGGGCCTGCAGGTCCGCCATGGTCCCCAGGCGGGGATCCACCTGGCGATAGTCGCTGATGGCGTAGCCGCCGTCGTTTTCCGGCTGGGGCGCCTGGAAGAGGGGCATCAGGTGGAGGTAAGTGACGCCCAGCTCCTGGAGGTAGGGGATCTTCTTCCGCAGCCCCTGCAGGTCGCCGGCGAAAAGGTCCACGTAGTAGACCGCGCCCAGCATCTTTTCCGACTGAAACCAGCGGGGATCGGCCTGGCGCTGCCGGTCCAGGGCCCGCAGGGCCGGGTCCCGGGTGAACCAGGCCTGGCCCGCCTCCACCAGGAGCTGTTCCAGGTGGTAGAAAAAGTCGTAGTGGTGACCGTACAGGGCGACCAGCCGCTCGAAGAGGGCGGGGAAGTGCGTCCGCAGGCGGCCGGCGAACTCGTCCCACAGGGTCGGGTCCTGGTCGGCAAAGGCCTGGGAGAGCCGGGGCCACAGGCGTTCCAGGGTTCGCTGCGCTTCCCGGGCCACAGTCTGGCGGTCCATCGGATCCATCGCGGTCATAGGGCCTCCGTAAGTCATCCGGTTTCATTTCTTCCGGTTGCAGTTTGGCCCTACTTTACGGCCAGCCCGGCCTTTTGGCAAATGGGTCTGCGCGGAATCTTCCATCTATCCTGCCATAACGACCTGGCCCCTCACGTCACCGCGTTACCAGAGGCAGATAGATGCGGAAAGCGTCGTCATTCAGGATGGTGACAAACGCAGTGCTGGTCCCGACAGCAATCGGGTCCGGGTTGCGCAGGTTCACGCTGAAGGTCTCGTCCTCCTCGTGGATCAGGTCCCCCAGGATGGCCACGCTGATCTGCTGCTGGACCTGGCCCGGGGTGAAGGTCAGGGTGCCGGTGGCGGCCAGATAGTCCTCGTCGGGAGTGGCGAAGGTGGGACCGCAGCAGGCGCTCTGGGTGACGTAGTCCACGGTGACGGGGAAGGCCGTGGGCGTGGTCAGGGTGACGGTGAGCACGGCCTGGGTATTTCCGCCGTTTCCCTCCACCACCTGGACGCTCCCCCCCATCCGTACCTGTGCGGTGTCGTCGTCCTGGATGACGCCGTCGGCCTGCCCATCCACCAGGATGCTGTCGGTCGGGTTGCTCAGGATCAGGCTGAAACTT
Proteins encoded in this window:
- the chrA gene encoding chromate efflux transporter, with product METTSQRLGELARLFTRLGFTAFGGPAAHIAMMHDEVVVRRRWLDEQHFLDMIGAVNLVPGPNSTEMAIHVGYSRAGWRGLLVAGTCFILPAALIVGVLAWAYTRYGQTPQGLALMYGIKPVIIAIVLQALIRLGQTAIKGPLLAVAGALALGLYLAGVNELAVLFGLGLAVAGIQMARWQMSAGRGVSPALLPLGLPAALAQAASGAPGVRLDQLFLVFLKVGALLYGSGYVLLAFLRNDLVLRLGWLTDQQLLDAVAIGQFTPGPVFTTATFVGYVLAGVPGAVVATVGIFLPAFCFVALLNQIVPAMRRSPWTAALLDGINVAALGLMAGVTWQLAQAAVVDWLTGLLAVAAALVLFRFKLNSAWLVLAGGIIGLAAGSLG
- a CDS encoding TlpA family protein disulfide reductase, translating into MTLRSGTQIPNWPFTSPTGETVAMEDFRHRCNLVVALLGAADQPTVAPMLDALAARAGDLAFEDATALAVVQGSAGTAAALAGRVPAEAADRLLVVADTAGLLQDEPPTLYVVDRYGQIYAVQPLPTGPVDAETAAHAVEEAVGWLRFVNLQCPECGVPEWPTA
- a CDS encoding flavodoxin translates to MAATIGLFYGSTEGATAAAAEMIKEAIEATGLATVEIHDVGYTDLKAMEQYDYLILGVSTWDIGQLQADWARKLPEMDQLDLTGKKVALFGLGDQYGYPDSYVDAMDALGEKVIQRGGELVGFRLVDESYEFEYSRAVIDGVFIGLALDEDNQSDLSRERIQEWVQTVLEEFGLAEPVAVA
- a CDS encoding amylosucrase; protein product: MDPMDRQTVAREAQRTLERLWPRLSQAFADQDPTLWDEFAGRLRTHFPALFERLVALYGHHYDFFYHLEQLLVEAGQAWFTRDPALRALDRQRQADPRWFQSEKMLGAVYYVDLFAGDLQGLRKKIPYLQELGVTYLHLMPLFQAPQPENDGGYAISDYRQVDPRLGTMADLQALATELRAANISLCLDFVFNHTSDEHPWALRAQAGDPEFQAFYFIFPDRTLPDQYERHLREIFPDEHPGAFTYRPEMNAWVWTTFHTYQWDLNYSNPQVFRAMAGEMLFLANVGTEILRLDALAFTWKELGTSCENLPKAHTLIQAFSILARIAAPSLLFKSEAIVHPDEVVKYIRPDECQLSYNPLLMALLWNSLATREVRLLRHAMSYRFRIPDECAWVNYVRCHDDIGWTFDDGDAAALGINGYDHRRFLNAFYTGRFPGSFARGLPFQENPRTGDARISGTLASLAGLERALHLGDPAEIDLAIRRILLLHAVILAIGGIPLIYLGDEIGLLNDYRFREDPAKADDTRWVHRPAMDWEKAERRRDPNTVEGRIYQGLQKLVQVRKATPALAGHAMEVVDMGNDHVFAFVRANEHGRLLAIHNFTENPQPLPSNGIRLHGLGYHFRDLVTGLPLELATDGELTLEPYQILWLVPQADGESAS